One window from the genome of Diospyros lotus cultivar Yz01 chromosome 11, ASM1463336v1, whole genome shotgun sequence encodes:
- the LOC127812712 gene encoding uncharacterized protein LOC127812712 — MKCKHRDCKWQLRAALLGTSFGWTVRKYVNTHSCSSSIMRRDHCQAKSRIIGSYIKTNFKNVKCIYKPKNIVNDIHKDFGVNISYDKAWKSREQALDMIRGGAEESFQLIPSYLYMLKLNNLRTITEFESDSGNKFKYLFMEIGACLAKFRSKMRPVITVDACFLKGKYIGSLFVATCKDGNNHVYPIAWGVGDSENHASWEWFFNKLRSTIGDEILDLVFVFDQHKSIHKEVMTVFPNSLHVSSIGAYLREVSFSPWAHAYSDGKRFDIKMTNIAECLNAALADTPWAEGEIAKRLALSQYWRLEPIDMYRFNVHNGHFGGIIDLKIKTCTCRVFDFNKLSCGHALATARSRNIDPYTLCSSYYQTEALLCAYADLIMYVGS, encoded by the exons ATGAAATGTAAGCACCGTGATTGTAAATGGCAGTTGAGGGCAGCCTTGCTTGGTACTTCTTTTGGTTGGACAGTTAGGAAATATGTAAATACTCATTCATGTTCATCTTCAATAATGCGTCGTGATCATTGTCAAGCTAAGAGCAGAATAATTGGTTCTTATATTAAAACCAATTTCAAGAATGTTAAGTGTATTTATAAGCCTAAGAACATTGTCAATGATATTCACAAGGACTTTGGGGTCAACATAAGTTATGATAAGGCATGGAAATCACGGGAACAAGCTTTGGACATGATCAGGGGGGGTGCGGAGGAATCATTTCAGTTGATTCCATCTTATCTATATATGTTGAAGTTGAACAACCTCAGGACTATTACAGAATTCGAGAGTGACAGTGGAAACAAATTCAAGTACCTTTTTATGGAAATTGGTGCATGCCTTGCCAAATTTCGTAGCAAGATGCGGCCCGTCATTACAGTTGATGCTTGTTTCCTTAAGGGCAAGTATATTGGTAGTTTGTTTGTTGCGACATGCAAAGACGGTAACAATCATGTTTATCCTATAGCATGGGGAGTTGGAGATTCTGAGAATCATGCCTCATGGGAATGGTTCTTCAATAAATTGCGCTCTACAATTGGTGATGAGATACTtgatttggtatttgtgttTGACCAGCACAAGAGCATCCATAAGGAGGTCATGACTGTGTTCCCTAACTCATTGCATGTTTCAT CAATCGGTGCCTATCTTAGAGAGGTCAGTTTTAGTCCTTGGGCACATGCATATTCGGATGGTAAGAGGTTTGATATAAAGATGACAAACATTGCAGAATGCCTCAATGCAGCTCTGGCAGATACGC CTTGGGCTGAAGGAGAAATAGCCAAAAGATTGGCATTATCTCAGTATTGGCGTCTAGAACCGATTGATATGTATAGATTCAATGTTCACAATGGTCACTTTGGGGGTATTATCGACTTGAAGATAAAAACTTGCACTTGTCGAGTGTTTGATTTCAACAAATTGTCATGTGGTCATGCCTTGGCTACTGCACGTTCACGCAATATTGACCCATACACTTTGTGCTCCTCATACTACCAAACAGAAGCTCTATTGTGTGCTTATGCCGATCTGATAATGTATGTGGGCAGCTAA